In Lautropia mirabilis, one DNA window encodes the following:
- the flgJ gene encoding flagellar assembly peptidoglycan hydrolase FlgJ: protein MSLSSSAFSARADAASSAGLAYDGRSLDALRHASPQDREAIRQVAQQFEALFMRQLLKGMRDAVPKSGMFDGAGSDTFTSMLDTQLSTMAAGQGNGLAAMIERQLLGGAGEGARPASVVGAWSPREGEPFMPKAPEAEAVVSSAAEGLGQGGQRDPSRHGGDARSGQLDATARSPSGGRVVAGQGLAALGPVQAAFVQKMWPHALKAQQQTGLPAAWVVGQAALESGWGQRDIRDAQGNPSHNLFGIKAGKGWTGRTVAAMTTEYVDGVARKSVELFRRYESYAEAFADWATLMAANPRYRQVVQAGSAREFAEGLEKGGYATDPAYGTKLKQTIGSLLRAVTGQRQ, encoded by the coding sequence ATGTCTCTGTCTTCTTCGGCCTTCTCGGCCCGGGCCGATGCGGCCTCGTCGGCCGGCCTCGCTTATGACGGACGCAGCCTGGATGCGCTGCGCCATGCCAGTCCTCAGGATCGGGAGGCCATCCGCCAGGTGGCCCAGCAGTTCGAGGCGCTGTTCATGCGTCAGCTGCTCAAGGGCATGCGTGACGCGGTGCCGAAAAGCGGCATGTTTGATGGTGCGGGCAGCGATACCTTCACCAGCATGCTGGATACGCAGCTCTCGACCATGGCGGCCGGGCAGGGCAACGGTCTGGCCGCGATGATCGAGCGACAGCTGCTGGGGGGCGCTGGGGAAGGCGCCCGTCCGGCGTCTGTGGTCGGTGCCTGGTCGCCTCGGGAGGGCGAGCCGTTCATGCCAAAAGCGCCAGAAGCCGAGGCGGTGGTTTCGTCGGCTGCCGAGGGTCTGGGGCAGGGCGGGCAGAGGGATCCGTCACGGCATGGTGGTGATGCCCGGAGCGGACAGCTGGATGCCACGGCGAGGTCTCCATCAGGAGGTCGGGTGGTGGCCGGGCAGGGGCTGGCGGCGCTGGGGCCCGTGCAGGCAGCCTTCGTGCAGAAGATGTGGCCGCATGCCCTGAAGGCCCAGCAACAGACCGGCCTTCCGGCAGCATGGGTCGTTGGTCAGGCCGCATTGGAGTCCGGCTGGGGGCAGCGCGATATACGGGATGCGCAGGGCAATCCCAGCCACAACCTGTTCGGCATCAAGGCGGGCAAGGGGTGGACGGGCCGGACGGTGGCCGCGATGACGACGGAGTATGTCGATGGCGTGGCCAGAAAGTCCGTGGAACTGTTCAGGCGCTACGAAAGCTATGCCGAGGCATTTGCGGACTGGGCGACCCTGATGGCGGCCAATCCGCGCTATCGGCAGGTGGTGCAGGCCGGCAGTGCCAGAGAGTTTGCCGAGGGGCTGGAAAAGGGCGGTTACGCCACCGATCCGGCCTACGGCACGAAACTGAAGCAGACGATCGGCAGTCTGCTGCGGGCGGTGACCGGGCAGCGACAGTAA
- the flgK gene encoding flagellar hook-associated protein FlgK produces the protein MAGLIQIGQSALAAAYTQLQTGGHNIANVHTPGYVRQEVQLATAGGQYHGHGYIGNGVEVQDVRRAYDRFMADEVTRSTSLAGTDAVRAQQLGQVDNLLADTETGIGVAMDEFRAALGDLVNQPADGSARAVIAARANTVANRFSETSQKLEAMVGEAGRRLEDSAQYVNARLEQVASLNRQITQSYANGHQPNDMLDQRDSLINELASKIQLTRDDQPDGSVNLYSANGHSLVLSERAAQLKTVPGDADSARTRLMLDIHGKQVEMSESTLGSGEIAGLLRFRDQDLLAVQASLGRMAAAFAGAYNAQQARGLDANGKRGQAMFEVGKPVVQAADHNTGGAKLEVSVLDTSKLKAADYRLSYDGSVYQLEDVVSKSRREFAQMPIEVDGLSIRQASGAMAAGDSMMIQAGTAYAGRMRSVLRDGSAIASSDVMTVNGSAANKGFTTVRQLAEDEEGKGGLDPVKVTFTANNRYRVEVNGNAVGAEKEFEPDKPFNVEANGWTLTLSGRPAMGDVLEMKKRSAPRQDNANAREMTLLADRHNVDGATFSQAFASLLSDVGSRALQAKTSEKASAKMLEGAKTVLANRSGVNLDEEAARLLQYRQAYQAAAKVIQTADEMFNSILALAR, from the coding sequence ATGGCAGGACTCATCCAGATCGGGCAGAGCGCGCTGGCAGCAGCTTATACGCAGCTTCAGACGGGCGGGCACAACATTGCCAACGTGCATACGCCGGGCTATGTGCGCCAGGAGGTGCAGCTGGCGACGGCGGGCGGTCAGTACCATGGGCATGGCTACATCGGCAACGGTGTGGAAGTGCAGGACGTGCGCCGCGCCTATGACCGGTTCATGGCCGACGAGGTCACGCGCAGCACCTCGCTGGCCGGCACCGATGCCGTGCGGGCGCAGCAGCTGGGGCAGGTGGACAACCTGCTGGCCGATACCGAGACGGGCATTGGTGTGGCCATGGACGAGTTCCGTGCGGCGCTGGGCGACCTGGTGAACCAGCCGGCCGACGGCAGTGCGCGGGCGGTGATTGCGGCACGCGCCAACACGGTGGCAAACCGTTTCTCGGAAACCTCGCAGAAACTGGAAGCGATGGTGGGTGAGGCAGGCCGTCGACTGGAGGATTCGGCCCAGTACGTGAATGCCCGGCTGGAACAGGTGGCATCGCTGAACCGTCAGATCACGCAGTCCTACGCCAATGGCCATCAGCCCAACGACATGCTGGACCAGCGGGATTCGCTGATCAATGAGCTGGCCTCCAAGATCCAGCTGACCCGTGACGATCAGCCAGATGGTTCGGTGAACCTGTATTCAGCCAACGGTCATTCGCTGGTTCTTTCGGAGCGGGCGGCCCAGCTGAAGACCGTGCCGGGTGATGCCGATTCGGCTCGCACGCGCCTGATGCTGGACATTCACGGCAAGCAGGTGGAAATGAGCGAGAGCACGCTGGGTTCGGGTGAGATCGCCGGGCTGCTTCGCTTCCGGGACCAGGACCTGCTGGCGGTTCAGGCATCGCTGGGGCGGATGGCGGCCGCTTTCGCCGGCGCCTACAACGCACAGCAGGCGCGCGGTCTGGATGCGAACGGAAAGCGTGGCCAGGCCATGTTCGAGGTGGGCAAGCCGGTGGTGCAGGCAGCCGACCACAACACCGGCGGGGCGAAGCTGGAGGTGAGCGTTCTCGATACGTCGAAGCTGAAGGCGGCCGATTACCGTCTTTCCTACGATGGCAGCGTCTACCAGCTGGAAGACGTGGTGAGCAAGAGCCGTCGTGAATTCGCTCAGATGCCGATCGAGGTGGACGGTCTGAGTATCCGGCAGGCATCCGGTGCGATGGCTGCAGGGGATTCGATGATGATCCAGGCAGGCACCGCTTATGCGGGCCGCATGCGATCGGTGCTGCGCGATGGTAGTGCAATTGCCTCTTCGGACGTGATGACGGTGAATGGCAGTGCTGCCAACAAGGGTTTCACGACAGTCAGGCAGCTTGCGGAAGATGAGGAGGGCAAGGGCGGGCTGGATCCGGTCAAGGTGACCTTCACGGCGAACAACCGGTACCGGGTCGAGGTGAATGGCAATGCCGTGGGGGCCGAGAAGGAATTCGAACCCGACAAGCCCTTTAATGTGGAGGCGAACGGCTGGACGCTGACGCTGAGCGGGCGCCCTGCGATGGGGGATGTACTGGAGATGAAGAAGCGTAGCGCGCCACGCCAGGACAACGCCAATGCCCGTGAGATGACGCTGCTGGCCGATCGGCATAACGTGGATGGTGCGACCTTCAGCCAGGCCTTCGCGTCTCTGCTGTCGGATGTGGGGAGCCGTGCACTGCAGGCCAAGACGTCGGAGAAGGCATCTGCCAAGATGCTGGAGGGTGCCAAGACGGTGCTGGCCAACCGCAGCGGGGTGAACCTGGATGAAGAGGCGGCACGTCTGCTGCAGTACCGGCAGGCGTACCAGGCGGCGGCGAAGGTGATCCAGACCGCTGATGAAATGTTCAATTCGATTCTGGCTCTGGCAAGGTGA
- the flgL gene encoding flagellar hook-associated protein FlgL: MMRVASNQFRNQAVQTITEQQATIAKLQQQASTGQKVNRPSDDPLAAAEVERLRSDQARTNIEKRMMSFAKSQMAQAESLLGNGIETLQRARDLMISARNGVMNREDRETIAGQLMQYRIELLDIANQQTQDGNYIFGGSGSEHAPFWPQNNPTFQSEPGVRQTGLRIPYDLTVDGSWVMQGFGARDEESIFQELDTVIGALRGNGDVDGALKRGMSSVDQTLNLMSEQRSILGEQMHMIDARERLLSSGELSASQRRSDLMDTDYAEVLSGIQSRDMALRAAMQTYSQVSRLSMFDYL, translated from the coding sequence ATGATGAGAGTGGCAAGCAACCAGTTCCGTAACCAGGCGGTGCAGACCATCACCGAGCAGCAGGCGACCATCGCCAAGTTGCAGCAGCAGGCCTCGACTGGCCAGAAGGTGAATCGCCCCAGCGACGACCCCCTGGCAGCGGCCGAAGTCGAGCGCCTGCGGTCCGATCAGGCACGGACGAACATCGAGAAACGCATGATGTCGTTTGCCAAGAGCCAGATGGCTCAGGCCGAGAGCCTGCTGGGCAACGGCATCGAGACGCTTCAGCGTGCGCGTGACCTGATGATCAGTGCCCGCAACGGTGTCATGAACCGTGAGGACCGCGAGACGATTGCCGGGCAGCTGATGCAGTACCGCATCGAGCTGCTGGACATTGCGAACCAGCAGACACAGGACGGCAACTACATCTTTGGCGGCAGTGGCAGCGAGCATGCACCCTTCTGGCCGCAGAACAATCCGACCTTCCAGAGCGAGCCGGGGGTACGGCAGACGGGTCTTCGGATTCCGTATGACCTGACGGTGGACGGTTCGTGGGTGATGCAGGGGTTTGGCGCCCGGGATGAAGAAAGCATCTTTCAGGAGCTGGATACGGTGATTGGCGCGCTGCGCGGCAACGGTGACGTCGATGGCGCACTGAAGCGCGGGATGTCGTCGGTGGATCAGACGCTGAACCTGATGTCGGAGCAGCGCAGCATCCTGGGCGAGCAGATGCACATGATCGACGCGCGCGAACGTCTGCTGTCGTCGGGTGAGCTGAGTGCATCCCAGCGCCGCTCGGACCTGATGGACACCGATTATGCCGAGGTGCTGTCGGGCATCCAGTCGCGTGACATGGCATTGCGTGCTGCCATGCAGACCTATTCGCAGGTCTCCCGGTTGTCGATGTTCGACTACCTCTGA
- a CDS encoding EAL and HDOD domain-containing protein, which produces MSLSSLLIGYRPVIDRDRRIMALQVRFASLGEEPTRLSDLYRLMAGDRPLQSHTLLLSAPQAEFDAGLGDLEPTPGLWLEVPATVAEDPEHQQMLLLLHDRGMGMVLQGTPATQLPEELLAVFRLAMVDVEDERRGKEGEPDTGLIRPRTRRNTAVVQSGVDSLPLMEQAFSMGAYAVCGWQIPPLVPSDSVVGSADYLGVLRLLSMVDRDASLREIEAVVRQEPEIAFRLLQHIDSMGFGLSVPVQNFQQAVMFMGYQGLRRWLSLMLVSVSADESRRPLMLASFRRGLILEQLVGHGADSELREEMFLLGVFSLLDRALGQPFSKLLAKVRVPDAVREALVKGTGPHVPLLRVVESIEQGPTPDVLVWLENSHLGLDACNRAILATLRVVEV; this is translated from the coding sequence ATGTCATTGTCCAGTCTGCTGATCGGCTACCGTCCCGTGATCGACCGTGATCGTCGCATCATGGCCCTGCAGGTGCGATTTGCCTCACTGGGTGAGGAGCCGACGCGGCTTTCGGACCTGTATCGGCTGATGGCCGGAGATCGGCCACTGCAGTCGCATACGCTGCTGCTGTCGGCGCCGCAGGCCGAGTTCGATGCCGGACTGGGTGATCTGGAGCCGACTCCGGGACTGTGGCTGGAGGTGCCGGCGACGGTGGCCGAGGATCCGGAGCATCAGCAGATGCTGCTTCTGCTGCATGATCGCGGCATGGGCATGGTGCTTCAGGGAACGCCCGCCACGCAGCTGCCCGAGGAGCTGCTGGCGGTGTTTCGGCTGGCCATGGTGGATGTCGAGGATGAGCGGCGCGGGAAGGAGGGTGAGCCGGATACGGGGCTGATCCGGCCACGTACGCGGCGCAACACGGCCGTGGTGCAGAGCGGTGTGGACAGTCTGCCGCTGATGGAGCAGGCCTTCTCGATGGGCGCCTATGCGGTGTGCGGCTGGCAGATTCCGCCGCTGGTGCCCTCGGATTCGGTAGTGGGCAGCGCCGACTATCTGGGCGTGCTGCGGCTGCTGTCGATGGTGGACCGGGATGCGTCGTTGCGCGAGATCGAGGCGGTGGTCCGCCAGGAGCCGGAGATCGCTTTCCGGCTCCTGCAGCATATTGATTCGATGGGTTTCGGACTGTCGGTACCCGTGCAGAATTTCCAGCAGGCGGTGATGTTCATGGGCTACCAGGGGCTGCGCCGCTGGCTGTCGTTGATGCTGGTAAGCGTGAGTGCCGACGAAAGTCGCCGACCGCTGATGCTGGCCTCGTTCCGACGGGGGCTGATCCTGGAGCAGCTGGTCGGCCACGGCGCTGACAGCGAGCTGCGCGAGGAAATGTTCCTGCTGGGCGTCTTCTCGCTGCTGGATCGGGCGCTGGGGCAGCCGTTCTCGAAGCTGCTGGCCAAGGTACGGGTGCCCGACGCCGTGCGTGAGGCGCTGGTGAAGGGCACGGGGCCGCACGTACCGCTGCTGCGGGTGGTGGAGTCGATCGAGCAGGGACCGACGCCGGATGTGCTGGTCTGGCTGGAGAACAGCCACCTGGGGCTGGATGCGTGCAATCGTGCGATCCTGGCCACGCTGCGCGTCGTGGAGGTCTGA
- the ilvD gene encoding dihydroxy-acid dehydratase, whose amino-acid sequence MPKLRSATSTQGRNMAGARALWRATGMKETDFGKPIIAVVNSFTQFVPGHVHLRDMGRLVAEQIEKAGAVAKEFNTIAVDDGIAMGHGGMLYSLPSRDLIADSVEYMVNAHCADAMVCISNCDKITPGMLMAALRLNIPAVFVSGGPMEAGKTKLADKVIKLDLVDAIYKSADPTVSDSDSDMIEKSACPTCGSCSGMFTANSMNCLTEALGLSLPGNGSCLATHADRRQLFLQAGDQIVELCRRYYQEDDASVLPRALATRDAFENAMSLDIAMGGSTNTVLHLLAAAQEAEVDFTMADIDRLSRVVPCLSKVAPNTQKYHMEDVHRAGGVMAILGELDRAGLLHNQTRTILGVSMQKQLACYDIMQTQDEAVHTFYRAGPAGVRTTEAFSQDCRWKTLDQDRAEGCIRDRAHAYSQDGGLAMLSGNLAENGCIVKTAGVDESILKFTGKAKVFESQEDAVAGILGGDVVAGNVVVIRYEGPKGGPGMQEMLYPTSYLKSMGLGAACALLTDGRFSGGTSGLSIGHVSPEAASGGMIGLVEDGDTIAIDIPNRSIRLEVPEEELARRRAAMDVHGWKPRNRQREVSFALKVFGHFATSADKGAVRDKTML is encoded by the coding sequence ATGCCCAAGTTACGCTCTGCCACCAGTACCCAGGGCCGCAACATGGCCGGTGCCCGCGCGCTCTGGCGCGCCACCGGCATGAAGGAAACCGATTTCGGCAAGCCGATCATTGCCGTGGTCAACTCGTTCACGCAGTTCGTGCCGGGGCATGTGCATCTGCGCGACATGGGCCGGCTGGTGGCCGAACAGATCGAGAAGGCCGGGGCGGTGGCCAAGGAGTTCAACACCATTGCCGTGGACGACGGCATTGCGATGGGCCATGGCGGGATGCTGTATTCGCTGCCCTCGCGCGACCTGATCGCCGACTCGGTGGAGTACATGGTCAATGCGCACTGTGCGGACGCGATGGTGTGCATCTCCAACTGCGACAAGATCACCCCGGGCATGCTGATGGCCGCACTGCGACTGAACATTCCGGCGGTGTTCGTGTCGGGCGGGCCGATGGAGGCCGGCAAGACGAAACTGGCCGACAAGGTGATCAAGCTGGACCTGGTGGACGCCATCTACAAGAGCGCCGACCCCACGGTGAGCGATTCCGACAGCGACATGATCGAGAAGTCGGCCTGTCCGACCTGTGGTTCCTGTTCGGGCATGTTCACGGCCAACTCCATGAACTGCCTGACCGAGGCGCTGGGGCTGAGCCTGCCGGGCAATGGTTCCTGCCTGGCCACGCATGCCGACCGCCGTCAGCTCTTCCTGCAGGCGGGCGACCAGATCGTGGAGCTGTGCCGCCGCTACTACCAGGAGGACGATGCCTCGGTGCTGCCGCGGGCGCTGGCCACGCGCGACGCCTTCGAGAACGCGATGAGCCTGGACATCGCCATGGGCGGTTCCACCAACACGGTGCTGCACCTGCTGGCTGCGGCCCAGGAGGCCGAGGTGGACTTCACGATGGCCGACATCGACCGGCTTTCGCGTGTGGTGCCCTGCCTGTCCAAGGTGGCGCCCAACACGCAGAAGTACCACATGGAAGACGTGCACCGGGCCGGCGGGGTGATGGCCATCCTGGGCGAGCTGGATCGGGCCGGGCTGCTGCACAACCAGACGCGCACCATCCTGGGCGTGTCGATGCAGAAGCAGCTGGCGTGCTACGACATCATGCAGACGCAGGACGAGGCGGTGCATACCTTCTACCGGGCAGGTCCGGCAGGCGTCCGTACGACCGAGGCGTTTTCGCAGGACTGCCGCTGGAAGACGCTGGACCAGGACCGGGCCGAGGGCTGCATCCGCGACCGGGCCCATGCCTACAGTCAGGACGGCGGTCTGGCCATGCTCTCGGGCAATCTGGCCGAGAACGGCTGCATCGTGAAGACGGCGGGCGTGGACGAGAGCATCCTGAAGTTCACGGGCAAGGCCAAGGTCTTCGAGAGCCAGGAAGACGCCGTGGCCGGCATCCTGGGTGGCGATGTGGTGGCCGGCAACGTGGTGGTCATCCGCTACGAAGGCCCCAAGGGCGGCCCGGGCATGCAGGAGATGCTCTATCCCACCAGCTACCTGAAGTCGATGGGTCTGGGGGCGGCCTGTGCGTTGCTGACCGATGGTCGTTTCTCGGGGGGCACGTCGGGGCTGTCGATCGGGCACGTCTCGCCGGAGGCAGCGTCTGGCGGGATGATCGGCCTGGTCGAGGACGGTGACACAATCGCCATCGACATCCCGAACCGTTCGATCCGGCTGGAGGTTCCGGAAGAGGAGCTGGCCCGGCGGCGTGCCGCGATGGACGTGCATGGCTGGAAACCCCGCAACCGACAGCGTGAGGTGTCGTTCGCGCTGAAGGTGTTCGGGCACTTTGCCACTTCGGCCGACAAGGGGGCCGTGCGTGACAAGACGATGCTCTGA
- a CDS encoding serine hydrolase, which translates to MLVSAMLLAGGAHAQAAPAQKPSAGVSGKAGASRNAKAASKSTRKTAAATKAAGSATRGGAPRSANAKTGKAVAVKATSAAKTTKIGNKSAQFDAKKKPAAKAALSPVRVATTTGARSGKGHDAAAQRKRVESAMAAVAQEQRRSASARPQLLGTGSAGVGARTVSLAGNESFAPRASELPAIAGGSLGEAAGLNRIPDPLALRSSVALVVDPRNGKILYDKNSSAVLPIASLTKLMTAMVVLDGGQPLDEKIRIEAEDRDTERYSTSHLPVGTELTRAELMQLALMSSENRAAHALARSYPGGVTAFVAAANRKAREIGMWDSVFLDPTGLSASNVSTARDLALLVARSARYPEIRRFSVASQLQVRTAYGTRVFHTTNPLVGNQQWGLTVQKTGFINEAGNCVVMQARVNGRQMIIVLLDSQGRYSRVADANRIRRFLEG; encoded by the coding sequence GTGCTGGTGAGTGCAATGCTGCTGGCAGGGGGGGCCCATGCTCAGGCGGCGCCGGCCCAGAAACCTTCGGCCGGGGTCAGCGGCAAGGCGGGGGCGTCGCGCAATGCCAAGGCCGCCTCCAAAAGTACGCGCAAGACGGCTGCAGCCACGAAGGCTGCCGGTTCTGCAACCCGGGGTGGCGCCCCACGCAGTGCCAACGCAAAAACGGGCAAGGCCGTTGCCGTCAAGGCGACGTCTGCCGCCAAAACAACCAAAATTGGTAACAAAAGCGCGCAATTTGATGCCAAGAAGAAGCCTGCCGCCAAAGCCGCCCTCAGTCCGGTGCGTGTAGCCACGACGACCGGTGCGCGCTCCGGCAAGGGGCATGATGCTGCGGCGCAGCGGAAGCGTGTCGAATCTGCCATGGCAGCGGTGGCCCAGGAACAGCGCCGGTCCGCCTCCGCGCGCCCGCAGCTGCTGGGCACGGGGAGTGCCGGGGTCGGTGCGCGCACGGTGTCGCTGGCAGGCAACGAGAGCTTTGCGCCCCGTGCATCCGAACTGCCGGCCATCGCCGGTGGTTCGCTGGGCGAGGCAGCTGGCCTGAACCGCATCCCGGATCCGCTGGCGCTGCGTTCCAGCGTGGCGCTGGTGGTGGATCCGCGCAACGGCAAGATCCTGTATGACAAGAATTCGTCGGCGGTGCTGCCCATCGCCTCGCTGACCAAGCTGATGACGGCGATGGTGGTGCTGGACGGTGGACAGCCGCTGGACGAGAAGATCCGCATTGAGGCCGAGGACCGCGATACCGAGCGCTACAGCACCTCGCACCTGCCGGTGGGTACCGAGCTGACCCGGGCCGAGCTGATGCAGCTGGCGCTGATGTCTTCCGAGAACCGGGCAGCGCACGCGCTGGCGCGCAGCTATCCGGGCGGGGTGACGGCCTTTGTGGCGGCGGCCAACCGCAAGGCGCGCGAGATCGGCATGTGGGATTCGGTGTTCCTGGACCCGACCGGGCTGTCGGCCTCGAACGTGTCGACGGCGCGTGATCTGGCATTGCTGGTGGCACGTTCGGCGCGCTATCCGGAGATCCGTCGTTTCTCGGTGGCCAGCCAGCTGCAGGTGCGCACGGCCTACGGTACCCGGGTCTTTCACACCACCAATCCGCTGGTGGGCAACCAGCAATGGGGCCTGACGGTGCAGAAGACGGGTTTCATCAACGAGGCGGGCAATTGCGTGGTGATGCAGGCCCGTGTCAATGGCCGGCAGATGATCATCGTGCTGCTGGATTCGCAGGGACGGTATTCGCGGGTGGCCGATGCCAACCGCATCAGGCGCTTCCTGGAAGGCTGA
- a CDS encoding IclR family transcriptional regulator produces MVSLLDALAQQPRAVSLKELSSRTALHPSTAHRILNDLVTARFVDRVDTGSYQLGLRLLELGNLVKARLSVRDAAMGPMRELHRLTGQPINLSIRQGDEIVYIERALSERSGMQVVRAVGGRAPLHLTSVGKLFLAGENHRALQNYISRTGLAGHTRNSLTDPARLERELAQVRSHGFARDNEELELGVRCIAAGIRDDSGDLVAGLSISAPADFLQNGWVEQLCRTAAQISASLGYDASRSDSAH; encoded by the coding sequence ATGGTGTCGCTGCTCGACGCACTGGCCCAGCAGCCCCGGGCCGTCAGCCTGAAGGAACTGTCCAGTCGCACGGCACTGCACCCGTCCACTGCCCATCGTATCCTCAACGATCTGGTCACCGCCCGCTTCGTCGATCGCGTCGACACCGGCAGCTACCAGCTGGGGCTGCGGCTGCTGGAACTGGGCAACCTGGTCAAGGCCCGGCTCAGCGTGCGCGACGCCGCCATGGGCCCCATGCGCGAGCTGCACCGCCTCACCGGCCAGCCCATCAACCTCTCCATCCGCCAGGGCGACGAGATCGTCTACATCGAGCGTGCCCTGTCCGAGCGCAGCGGCATGCAGGTGGTGCGCGCTGTCGGCGGGCGGGCGCCCCTGCACCTCACCTCGGTCGGCAAGCTGTTCCTGGCGGGCGAAAACCACCGGGCGCTGCAGAACTACATCAGCCGCACCGGCCTGGCCGGCCACACCCGCAACAGCCTCACCGACCCGGCCCGTCTGGAGCGCGAACTGGCCCAGGTGCGCTCCCACGGCTTCGCCCGTGACAACGAGGAGCTGGAACTGGGCGTGCGTTGCATCGCCGCCGGCATCCGAGATGATTCGGGTGACCTGGTGGCCGGCCTGTCCATTTCGGCCCCGGCCGACTTCCTGCAGAACGGCTGGGTCGAACAGCTGTGCCGCACGGCAGCGCAGATCTCGGCTTCGCTGGGCTACGACGCCAGCAGATCGGACAGCGCCCACTGA
- a CDS encoding quinone-dependent dihydroorotate dehydrogenase: MNALGYRTLRPLLFLQDPECAHHAGLRLMDLLAAVPAGLRPARVHDPVELLGLSFPNRVGIAAGMDKNASHIDALAALGFGFLELGTVTPLPQPGNPKPRLFRLPQAQAIINRFGFNNEGLEAFVRNVRTSRAWQKRQALPAGAPCQPDTPPVLGLNIGKNAATPLESATRDYLTGLAAVMPLADYVAVNISSPNTANLRKLQGGNELDELLGALDRERQRLATSVGRNPPLLLKIAPDLDDDQIAVIIEALVRHHIDGVIATNTTLSREAVKGLPHAEEAGGLSGRPVFEASNRVIRALRAGLPARYPIIGVGGIMSAQDAVAKIETGADLVQIFSGLVYEGPALVSAAARAIHRHDETIR, translated from the coding sequence CTGAACGCCCTGGGCTACCGGACCCTGCGCCCCCTGCTGTTCCTGCAGGATCCCGAATGCGCCCACCACGCCGGCCTGCGGCTGATGGACCTGCTGGCTGCCGTGCCGGCCGGTCTGCGCCCGGCACGCGTCCACGACCCCGTCGAACTGCTCGGCCTGTCCTTTCCCAACCGCGTCGGCATCGCGGCCGGCATGGACAAGAACGCCAGCCACATCGACGCGCTGGCCGCACTGGGCTTCGGTTTTCTCGAACTGGGCACGGTCACCCCGCTGCCCCAGCCCGGCAATCCCAAACCGCGCCTGTTCCGCCTTCCCCAGGCCCAGGCCATCATCAACCGCTTTGGCTTCAACAACGAGGGCCTGGAAGCCTTCGTGCGCAACGTCCGAACCTCCCGGGCCTGGCAGAAGCGCCAGGCACTGCCTGCCGGTGCCCCCTGCCAGCCCGACACCCCGCCGGTGCTGGGCCTGAACATCGGCAAGAATGCCGCCACCCCGCTGGAATCGGCCACGCGCGACTACCTGACCGGCCTGGCCGCCGTCATGCCGCTGGCCGACTACGTGGCCGTCAACATCTCGTCACCCAACACGGCCAACCTGCGCAAGCTGCAGGGCGGCAACGAACTGGACGAGCTGCTGGGTGCGCTGGACCGCGAGCGCCAGCGACTGGCCACCTCGGTGGGCCGCAATCCGCCCCTGCTGCTCAAGATCGCACCGGACCTTGATGACGACCAGATTGCCGTCATCATCGAGGCACTGGTACGCCACCACATCGACGGCGTCATTGCCACCAACACCACCCTCTCGCGTGAGGCCGTCAAGGGTCTGCCCCACGCCGAAGAAGCCGGCGGCCTGTCGGGCCGGCCCGTGTTCGAGGCCTCCAACCGGGTCATTCGCGCCCTGCGTGCCGGTCTGCCCGCCCGCTACCCCATCATCGGCGTGGGCGGCATCATGTCGGCACAGGATGCCGTGGCCAAGATCGAGACAGGTGCCGACCTCGTGCAGATCTTCAGCGGCCTGGTCTACGAAGGCCCCGCTCTGGTCTCTGCCGCCGCCCGGGCCATTCACCGGCATGATGAGACGATACGCTAG
- a CDS encoding arginyltransferase gives MSDNRPPTQRYIRLYVTAAFPCSYLPNRFARSQVAEPAASIDADNYGELVRAGFRRSGRFTYRPRCDSCQACIPVRVPVHQFRPDRSQRRAIRRHGSLISRNLPLVFSDEHYALYIRYQQARHSGGSMDEDDEDQYREYLLQSGVDTRLVEFRTPDSTLVMVSVIDVLDDGLSAVYTFFEPDLPGGSLGTYGILWQIRMCQVLGLDYLYLGYWIEEARSMRYKSNFRPLEQRIDGQWIPLKD, from the coding sequence ATGAGCGACAACCGGCCTCCCACCCAGCGCTACATACGGCTATACGTCACGGCCGCCTTTCCCTGCAGCTACCTGCCCAACCGCTTCGCCCGCTCACAGGTGGCCGAACCCGCTGCCTCCATCGACGCCGACAACTATGGCGAGCTGGTACGTGCAGGCTTCCGGCGCAGCGGCCGCTTCACCTACCGGCCCCGCTGCGACAGCTGCCAGGCGTGCATCCCGGTGCGCGTCCCCGTGCATCAGTTCCGGCCCGACCGCAGCCAGCGCCGCGCCATCCGCCGCCACGGCAGCCTCATCAGTCGCAACCTGCCGCTGGTCTTCAGCGACGAGCACTACGCGCTCTACATCCGCTACCAGCAGGCCCGCCACAGCGGCGGCAGCATGGACGAGGACGACGAGGACCAGTACCGCGAATACCTGCTGCAATCAGGTGTCGACACCCGGCTGGTCGAGTTCCGCACCCCCGACTCCACCCTGGTCATGGTCTCGGTCATCGACGTTCTCGACGACGGCCTGTCCGCGGTGTATACATTCTTCGAGCCCGATCTGCCCGGAGGCAGCCTGGGCACCTATGGCATCCTCTGGCAGATCCGGATGTGCCAGGTACTGGGACTCGACTACCTCTACCTGGGCTACTGGATCGAGGAAGCGCGCTCCATGCGCTACAAGAGCAATTTCCGCCCGCTCGAACAACGGATAGACGGACAATGGATACCCTTGAAAGACTGA